One Salinimonas marina DNA segment encodes these proteins:
- a CDS encoding Dabb family protein: protein MVYFWLKNPESEADQQALVEGLNSLREIEHIQALHVGVPADTAPRDVIDSSYQVSEMMMFKSIDDQNAYQNHPLHKKFIEEYSHLWKKVVVYDSVSALPPSG from the coding sequence ATGGTGTATTTCTGGCTGAAAAATCCTGAATCAGAAGCAGATCAACAGGCCCTTGTGGAAGGTTTAAACAGTTTACGTGAGATTGAGCATATACAGGCATTGCATGTTGGCGTTCCGGCAGATACGGCCCCCCGAGATGTAATTGATAGCAGCTATCAGGTGTCTGAGATGATGATGTTTAAAAGTATTGATGATCAGAATGCATATCAAAACCATCCACTACACAAAAAATTTATAGAAGAATACAGCCATCTTTGGAAAAAAGTTGTGGTTTACGACTCTGTGAGCGCATTGCCACCTTCAGGCTGA
- a CDS encoding transposase: MPRPRKCLINLSETPYYHCVSRCVRSAYLCGVDKLTRKSYEHRRGWVEKRLLFLADVFCVDVCAYAVMSNHTHVVLHINKEKADSLSVSEVIRRWHKLYKGMLLAQRYINPAESDALSAAEKETVRDLAEVYRNRLFDISWFMRLLNEYIARHANKEDGCTGHFWEGRFKSQALMDEAALAACMAYVDLNPVRACLANTPEESTHTSIKKRIEAAKSHYQPTRLFPFAGNPRANMPAGLPFRLEEYFALVEQTGRYFHPEKRGKIGDTASPILIRVGLQHADWTAFVCAIETEFKTTVCLEKLKSARKKNLKYNFA, encoded by the coding sequence ATGCCCAGACCCCGTAAATGCCTTATTAATCTGTCAGAGACACCCTACTACCACTGTGTCTCTCGCTGCGTACGTAGCGCATACTTATGTGGCGTGGATAAGCTAACGAGAAAAAGCTATGAGCACCGTCGTGGGTGGGTAGAAAAACGCCTATTGTTTCTGGCGGACGTATTCTGTGTGGATGTGTGTGCCTACGCGGTAATGAGCAACCACACCCATGTGGTATTACACATCAACAAGGAAAAAGCGGATTCGCTATCAGTATCTGAAGTTATCAGGCGCTGGCACAAACTCTACAAAGGCATGTTGTTAGCTCAGCGGTATATAAACCCAGCTGAAAGTGATGCATTATCTGCTGCAGAAAAAGAAACCGTAAGAGATCTTGCCGAAGTTTATCGCAATCGTTTGTTTGATATAAGCTGGTTTATGCGGTTGCTGAATGAGTACATTGCACGGCATGCGAACAAAGAAGACGGCTGTACGGGTCACTTCTGGGAAGGACGATTTAAGTCTCAGGCTCTCATGGATGAAGCTGCGTTAGCAGCTTGCATGGCGTATGTTGATCTAAATCCCGTACGCGCCTGTTTAGCGAATACGCCCGAAGAATCTACGCATACCAGTATAAAAAAACGGATTGAAGCCGCTAAGTCACATTACCAGCCCACCCGCTTATTTCCTTTCGCTGGTAACCCTAGAGCGAATATGCCTGCCGGATTACCTTTTCGACTCGAGGAGTATTTCGCCCTTGTGGAACAGACAGGCCGTTACTTTCACCCCGAAAAGCGAGGCAAAATTGGCGATACCGCCTCTCCAATCCTTATCCGCGTGGGGTTGCAGCATGCTGACTGGACTGCATTCGTCTGCGCAATCGAAACAGAATTTAAAACCACCGTCTGCCTGGAAAAGCTAAAGTCGGCACGCAAGAAAAATTTGAAATACAACTTTGCCTAA
- a CDS encoding bestrophin-like domain: MILLYSFSSLLIVAVLFSAIVLTNEVGFRLGRFVQRHTDEEVKSYTGSIQASILGLLALLLGFTFSMAMQRFDQRSMALIDEANAIGTVQLRVELLPAQMQPTAEKLLDTYLDLRLAVATLPMNEQDEQQSLLTQTSQLQQKLWQLVREAAEQDPRPVTTGMMITALNAMFDAQGKRNAVLHMQVPQIVLLVLFAVFTIAGGMMGYSAGLSGHRIIMPILLVALIITLIVFLIIDLDRPRQGIIQVDQHPMMALPRLSET, from the coding sequence ATGATTTTGTTGTATTCATTTTCCAGCTTGCTGATAGTAGCGGTGCTGTTTAGTGCGATAGTACTGACCAATGAGGTGGGGTTTCGCCTTGGTCGCTTTGTGCAACGGCATACCGATGAGGAGGTTAAATCCTATACTGGGTCGATTCAGGCCAGCATATTAGGTTTGCTGGCATTGCTACTAGGGTTTACCTTTAGCATGGCGATGCAGCGTTTTGACCAGCGCAGCATGGCACTTATCGATGAAGCTAACGCGATTGGCACGGTTCAGTTACGTGTAGAGCTGCTACCGGCGCAAATGCAACCCACCGCAGAAAAACTGCTGGATACCTATCTCGATTTGCGACTGGCGGTGGCGACCTTGCCCATGAATGAACAGGATGAGCAGCAATCATTGTTAACCCAAACCTCACAGTTACAGCAAAAGCTATGGCAGCTGGTACGCGAAGCCGCAGAGCAGGACCCGAGGCCGGTTACCACCGGCATGATGATCACGGCATTGAACGCCATGTTTGATGCTCAGGGCAAACGCAATGCAGTACTACACATGCAAGTTCCGCAAATTGTGTTGCTGGTGCTATTCGCGGTATTCACCATTGCCGGTGGCATGATGGGATACTCAGCTGGCTTAAGCGGTCATCGGATTATTATGCCAATCTTACTAGTGGCACTCATCATTACACTCATTGTATTTTTAATTATTGATTTAGACCGCCCGCGCCAGGGAATCATCCAGGTTGACCAACACCCAATGATGGCATTACCGCGGCTTTCCGAAACATAG
- a CDS encoding endonuclease/exonuclease/phosphatase family protein, producing the protein MLLTLWLSTLFLILITLIPLSRQSHWIVRGMDFPRVQIASCLGVILVADLILLDLSSIFTWGLVLLAAICLAYQLWWILPYTPLWKSEVKSIDAEIKDEDKIRIMTSNVLTPNRKAHLLIELVEKHQPDVLVTLESDQWWEDHLKPIESSMPHTVKCPLDNLYGMHLYSRLPIKDVDLKYLVEEDVPSIHCLIQMRNGHKIRAHFVHPAPPSPTENEESSERDAELIIVGRSVANSDEPTIVTGDLNDVAWSPTTHLFRKVSKLLDPRIGRGMFNTFHATYPFLRWPLDHIFHSDHFTLSHMQRLPWIGSDHFPLLTEMAFQPVVGAPQQGVESDEDDEEQADDIVDDEDVSKEDVPNPGSK; encoded by the coding sequence ATGTTACTGACTTTATGGTTATCTACCTTATTTTTGATATTAATTACTTTAATTCCGCTTTCTCGCCAGTCTCACTGGATAGTCCGAGGCATGGACTTCCCCCGTGTGCAAATCGCAAGTTGCCTCGGCGTCATTCTTGTAGCTGATTTAATACTCTTAGACTTATCGTCAATCTTTACGTGGGGCTTGGTGTTATTAGCCGCTATTTGTTTGGCCTATCAATTATGGTGGATATTACCTTATACCCCGCTTTGGAAGAGCGAAGTAAAAAGCATAGATGCAGAAATAAAGGATGAAGACAAGATACGCATTATGACATCGAATGTGCTCACGCCTAATCGTAAGGCGCATTTATTGATTGAGCTTGTCGAAAAACACCAGCCCGATGTGCTTGTTACGCTTGAATCTGATCAATGGTGGGAAGATCATTTAAAGCCGATAGAGTCGAGCATGCCGCATACTGTGAAATGCCCGCTTGATAATCTTTATGGCATGCACCTTTACTCCCGTTTACCGATAAAAGATGTAGACTTAAAATATCTTGTGGAAGAAGACGTACCCTCCATCCATTGTTTAATACAAATGCGCAATGGTCATAAAATAAGGGCGCACTTTGTTCACCCCGCGCCGCCTAGCCCTACTGAAAACGAAGAGTCATCAGAAAGGGATGCTGAACTAATAATAGTTGGGCGCAGTGTAGCGAATAGCGATGAACCAACTATTGTTACCGGCGATCTTAATGATGTAGCCTGGTCTCCCACCACACACCTTTTTCGAAAGGTCAGTAAGTTGCTTGACCCCCGAATTGGCAGAGGCATGTTCAATACTTTCCATGCCACGTATCCGTTCCTCCGCTGGCCGTTAGACCACATATTTCATAGCGACCACTTCACGCTAAGCCATATGCAGCGACTGCCTTGGATTGGCTCAGATCATTTCCCTTTGTTAACAGAAATGGCATTTCAGCCGGTGGTAGGCGCGCCTCAACAAGGCGTTGAGTCAGATGAAGACGATGAGGAACAAGCAGATGATATCGTCGATGATGAAGATGTCAGCAAGGAAGACGTCCCTAATCCTGGTAGTAAATGA
- a CDS encoding DUF4262 domain-containing protein: protein MNSSIAENIRKHGWQYQSVFDENEELPSFAYSIGFEESYSHPEIMIFGLSKDVMHSLLSNLATDIKSGVVFQPNEKVKEVLNGNFEVMFKRMKTEFQSEYAGTAKDYYQKPFEVLVMLWPDKNNVLPCEQGCQLTVQAEAVKVV from the coding sequence ATGAATTCCAGTATTGCTGAAAATATTAGAAAGCACGGATGGCAGTATCAGTCCGTGTTCGACGAAAATGAAGAACTGCCAAGCTTCGCATACTCCATTGGCTTTGAAGAATCGTATTCACACCCTGAAATTATGATTTTCGGTCTATCAAAAGATGTCATGCACTCGCTACTTTCTAATCTGGCCACTGATATTAAAAGTGGCGTTGTTTTTCAACCTAACGAAAAAGTTAAGGAAGTATTGAATGGCAATTTTGAAGTCATGTTTAAAAGGATGAAAACTGAATTTCAGTCTGAATACGCCGGGACTGCGAAAGACTACTATCAAAAACCATTTGAAGTTCTGGTGATGCTCTGGCCTGATAAAAACAATGTTTTACCCTGTGAGCAAGGTTGTCAGCTAACTGTTCAGGCTGAAGCGGTAAAAGTCGTATAA
- a CDS encoding M61 family metallopeptidase, with product MFGFGGWKTVLLHEIFHLWSAESIRYKDGREHWFNEGFTEYYAFKTALQLGLISADEATSIAAFPIGYYSASNGLGKISMRDAGKSNETKFENYFLVYHGGWVVAMILDHEIRLKTNGAKSLDDLMTYMYLNYPRHKKLYSTEDIVLGLEKTTGINFSDFINQYVIGVQTIPVSDYFNLSNAIWSYKFNKHNKSNYKYLYQTLGIKSKEQ from the coding sequence ATGTTTGGTTTCGGTGGCTGGAAGACCGTATTGCTTCATGAGATTTTCCATTTATGGAGTGCAGAATCTATAAGATATAAAGACGGGCGCGAGCATTGGTTTAACGAAGGTTTTACCGAATACTACGCTTTCAAGACTGCTCTGCAACTTGGGCTTATTTCCGCTGATGAAGCGACATCAATCGCAGCTTTTCCCATTGGATATTATTCAGCCTCAAACGGGCTGGGAAAGATTTCGATGCGTGATGCGGGTAAAAGCAATGAGACTAAATTTGAAAACTATTTCCTTGTTTATCATGGCGGCTGGGTTGTAGCTATGATTCTAGACCACGAAATTCGCTTAAAAACTAATGGGGCTAAAAGCCTTGATGATCTCATGACATACATGTACTTGAATTATCCGAGACATAAAAAACTGTACAGTACTGAGGATATTGTATTGGGCCTGGAAAAAACAACAGGTATAAACTTTTCTGATTTTATAAATCAATATGTTATTGGTGTACAAACTATACCCGTATCTGACTACTTCAACTTGAGCAACGCCATTTGGAGTTATAAATTCAATAAGCATAATAAATCGAATTATAAGTACCTTTATCAAACACTGGGTATAAAAAGCAAAGAGCAATAA
- a CDS encoding alpha/beta hydrolase, producing MRALVFTFFMFSTFLGYCESVEITRSKIVNVTEKATSRAYPLYIKTPRSYSSKTNKVYPVIYLTDAPYAFQLVSAVTRPSMNSGLLEEAIIVGISYEEGSRGSSSRVRDYTPSNASEWKMETGNAENYLNFVRSEVFPYIEKHFRVDASNRTFAGHSLGGLLGAYTLFKHPDMFNNYILGSPSVWFNDNEILASTTATPTRETKVYLSVGSLEQPYFGEPQDMVAGARRLAKKIGEDRSEKVVLKFQVIEGLDIRQHSQQL from the coding sequence TTGAGAGCATTAGTTTTCACCTTTTTCATGTTCAGTACCTTTCTCGGCTACTGCGAATCAGTAGAAATCACTCGAAGTAAAATAGTTAACGTTACGGAAAAAGCGACATCTAGAGCTTACCCACTTTATATAAAAACACCTCGCTCTTACTCTTCCAAGACAAACAAAGTTTATCCTGTAATCTATTTAACTGATGCTCCTTACGCATTTCAGCTAGTCTCTGCCGTTACCCGTCCTTCTATGAATAGTGGCCTGTTAGAAGAGGCGATAATTGTTGGTATTTCGTATGAAGAAGGCTCTAGAGGCTCTTCGAGTCGAGTCAGAGATTATACGCCCAGTAATGCATCAGAATGGAAAATGGAAACAGGTAATGCGGAAAACTATTTGAATTTTGTTCGAAGTGAGGTTTTCCCTTACATAGAAAAGCATTTTAGAGTTGACGCCTCGAACCGAACCTTCGCAGGTCATTCTTTAGGTGGACTTCTTGGCGCTTACACCTTATTCAAACACCCTGACATGTTTAATAATTATATTCTAGGAAGTCCATCGGTTTGGTTTAACGATAATGAAATTCTTGCATCAACAACAGCCACTCCTACGCGCGAAACAAAGGTGTACTTATCTGTTGGGAGTTTAGAGCAGCCATATTTTGGTGAACCACAAGACATGGTCGCAGGAGCTAGGAGACTAGCTAAAAAGATAGGTGAAGATAGAAGTGAAAAGGTTGTTCTTAAGTTTCAAGTCATTGAGGGGCTAGACATACGACAGCATTCCCAACAACTTTGA
- a CDS encoding IS256 family transposase produces MPISDKLIDQLLDDCDSPEDILGEAGLLKQLTKKVAERALEAEMEAHPGYAPNDAAGNNSGNSRNGKTKKSVRSTNGDVELHIPRDRNGSFDPKLVRKGEHQLNGFDERIVALYARGMTTRDIQAYLEEAYGVEVSATFISQVTNAVMDEVKAWQHRPLEKLYPVVYLDCLVVRSRDSGVVQNKSVYLALGINTDGEKELLGLWMAQTEGAKFWLSVMNELKNRGVEDIFIACCDGLKGFPEAIEAVYPKTQVQLCIVHQIRHSLRYVNWKQRKIIAADLKLIYGAATRAEAEQALELFAEKWDCEHPTISRSWRANWERLCVFFDYPVEIRKAIYTTNAIESLNASLRKITKTRRSFPNDEAVMKVLYLALHQASKKWTMPIRNWKPAMAQFEIMYQDRI; encoded by the coding sequence ATGCCAATATCAGACAAACTCATCGACCAACTGCTTGACGACTGTGATTCACCAGAAGACATTTTAGGCGAAGCTGGCCTGCTCAAGCAGCTTACCAAGAAGGTTGCTGAACGAGCGTTAGAAGCCGAAATGGAAGCCCATCCGGGCTACGCGCCCAACGATGCGGCTGGTAACAACAGCGGCAACTCTCGCAACGGTAAAACGAAGAAGAGTGTTCGCAGCACCAATGGTGATGTTGAACTCCATATTCCACGCGATCGCAACGGCAGTTTTGACCCCAAGTTAGTACGCAAAGGCGAACATCAGCTAAACGGATTTGATGAGCGCATTGTTGCCCTTTACGCGCGCGGCATGACCACGCGGGATATTCAGGCTTACCTTGAAGAAGCTTACGGTGTTGAGGTCTCTGCCACCTTCATATCGCAGGTAACGAACGCGGTGATGGACGAGGTTAAGGCCTGGCAGCATCGGCCGCTGGAAAAGCTTTACCCGGTGGTTTATCTCGACTGTTTAGTGGTTCGTAGTCGTGACTCTGGCGTGGTACAAAATAAATCCGTGTATCTGGCGCTTGGCATTAATACCGACGGTGAAAAAGAGTTATTAGGTCTGTGGATGGCCCAAACTGAGGGCGCCAAGTTCTGGTTGTCGGTGATGAACGAGCTTAAAAATCGTGGTGTGGAGGATATCTTCATCGCCTGCTGTGATGGCCTCAAAGGCTTCCCGGAAGCCATTGAAGCGGTATACCCGAAAACACAGGTGCAGCTGTGTATCGTGCATCAAATTCGCCACTCGCTGCGCTACGTGAACTGGAAGCAGCGTAAGATTATCGCGGCGGATTTAAAACTGATTTATGGTGCGGCCACTCGTGCTGAAGCCGAGCAGGCCCTCGAGCTTTTTGCAGAAAAATGGGATTGCGAACACCCGACCATCAGCCGCTCCTGGCGGGCGAACTGGGAACGTTTATGCGTATTCTTCGATTATCCGGTCGAGATACGCAAGGCCATTTACACCACCAATGCGATTGAGTCGCTGAACGCGTCCCTGCGAAAAATCACCAAGACCCGCCGGTCGTTCCCGAACGACGAAGCCGTCATGAAGGTGTTGTACCTAGCCTTGCATCAGGCTTCGAAAAAGTGGACGATGCCCATACGCAACTGGAAACCGGCCATGGCGCAGTTCGAGATTATGTACCAGGATCGGATTTAA